The following proteins come from a genomic window of Chiloscyllium punctatum isolate Juve2018m chromosome 49, sChiPun1.3, whole genome shotgun sequence:
- the nelfb gene encoding negative elongation factor B: protein MFSGLQELGIASGDDLKETLTNCTEPLKAIDQFQIENGILLPSLQSALPFLDLHSIPRLEFHQSVFDELREKLLDKVATIASEGKDGNRYNKLEDLLEKCFPLVKVPSIQPVVMCVMKHLPKVPEEKLKLVMADKELYKICATEVKRQIWQDNQALFGDEVSPLLKQYIVEKENALFSSELSVLHNFFSASPKTRRQGEVVQKLTNMIGKNVKLYDMVLQFLRTLFLRTRNVHYCTLRAELLMSLHDLDISEICSVDPCHKFTWCLDACIRERFVDAKRARELQGFLDGVKKGQEQVLGDLSMILCDPFAINTLALSTVKNLQELVSQDALPRDSPDLLLLLRMLSLGQGAWDMIDSQVFKEPKMEIELITKFLPNLMAFVVDDHSFNVDQKLPTEEKAASMYPTTLPESFIKFVLENRVACEIALYYVLHITKQRNKNAILRLLPSLVETYNDMAFSDIFLHLFTSHLTLLMEEFATEEFCTALFDGFILTTFSSKENVHRHILRLLLHLHHKVVPSKMASLQKALEPTKQSAEAVKDLYTQLTEKIESLKQSPVQTVETPPLELPLRTVSTPPAI, encoded by the exons CGGCATCGCGAGCGGAGACGATCTGAAGGAAACTTTAACCAACTGCACGGAGCCGCTGAAGGCCATCGACCAGTTCCAG ATTGAAAATGGAATTTTACTGCCATCCCTGCAGTCAGCGTTACCTTTCTTGGACCTGCACAGCATTCCCAGGCTGGAGTTCCACCAATCTGTATTTGATGAACTACGGGAAAAACTGCTGGATAAAGTTGCCACCATAGCATCGGAGGGAAAAGATGGAAACAG GTATAACAAGTTAGAAGATCTCCTGGAAAAATGTTTTCCACTAGTCAAAGTTCCATCAATACAACCTGTAGTAATGTGCGTGATGAAACACTTGCCGAAG GTACCAGAAGAGAAATTAAAACTGGTGATGGCAGATAAAGAGCTGTACAAAATCTGTGCAACTGAAGTGAAACGCCAGATCTGGCAGGATAACCAGGCGCTGTTTGGAGATGAGGTCTCCCCATTGTTGAAACAGTATATTGTTGAAAAAGAAAATGCCCTCTTCAGCAGTGAGCTGTCAGTCCTGCACAACTTCTTCTCAGCATCTCCCAAAACCAGACGTCAAGGCGAG GTTGTTCAGAAATTAACCAACATGATTGGGAAAAATGTAAAGCTCTATGACATGGTTCTCCAATTTCTACGCACTTTGTTCCTGAGGACAAGAAATGTCCATTACTGCACCCTGCGCGCAGAACTATTGATGTCTTTGCATGATCTAGATATCAGTGAAATATGTTCTGTGGATCCTTGTCACAAG TTTACCTGGTGCCTTGATGCTTGCATTAGAGAGAGATTTGTAGATGCAAAGAGAGCTCGAGAATTGCAGGGTTTTTTGGATGGAGTTAAGAAGGGACAGGAACAAGTGTTAGG TGACCTCTCAATGATCCTTTGTGACCCCTTTGCAATAAATACACTGGCTCTGAGTACGGTGAAAAATCTGCAGGAGTTGGTCAGCCAAGATGCATTGCCCAGA GACAGTCCAGACCTTCTCCTCTTGTTGCGCATGCTGTCGCTTGGTCAAGGGGCCTGGGATATGATTGACAGTCAGGTGTTCAAAGAGCCAAAAATG GAGATAGAACTGATTACAAAGTTCTTACCCAATCTGATGGCATTCGTCGTGGATGATCACAGTTTCAATGTGGACCAAAAACTGCCGACTGAGGAGAAGGCTGCCAGCATGTATCCCACCACCCTCCCAGAATCTTTTATCAA GTTCGTTCTGGAGAATCGTGTCGCTTGTGAAATTGCACTGTACTATGTACTGCATATTACAAAACAGAGGAACAAGAATGCCATTCTCCGCTTATTACCTTCATTAG TGGAAACCTATAATGACATGGCATTTAGTGATATTTTCTTGCACCTATTTACCAGCCATTTAACATTATTGATGGAGGAATTTGCTACAGAAGAATTCTGTACTGCACTATTTGATGGCTTCATCCTTACGACATTCTCCAG TAAAGAAAACGTACACAGACATATCCTGAGACTGCTGCTACATCTTCACCATAAAGTGGTACCTTCAAAAATGGCTTCATTGCAAAAGGCACTGGAACCTACCAAACAG AGTGCTGAAGCAGTGAAGGACTTGTATACTCAACTTACCGAAAAGATAGAAAGTCTTAAACAGAGCCCTGTGCAAACAGTAGAGACTCCGCCTCTGGAGCTGCCTTTGAGGACTGTCTCTACACCTCCTGCCATCTGA